The following DNA comes from Oxobacter pfennigii.
TCAAGGTCGAGGAAGATATGGAGTTTACCCATACCTTAGAGATGTCGGGTGTTACTCCGGATATGCTGTGCTACGTTGATTACAGGATAGAGGACGTATATGCGGAGCTTAAGGAAAATGATGAAGAGGAAAAACGCCAGGTAGATGTGGAAGTTGTTGTGAACATGAGAGCCACTGTGTCTCAGAAAAAGGAATTCCCGGCAATAATTGATGCCTATGCCCCATCTATTGAAATCGAGTGCGAAAAGAAAAACATAGCTATGGATATTTTTTATGCCAGAGATTCAGCCCAGGCCGTGGTAAAGGAATCAGTCTCTTTACCCGCAGATATGCCCGGTATAGATAAAGTCTATGATATGGTATGCATCCCCACCGTCACAGATTATAAGCTGGTGGATGACAAGGTAGTCATAGAAGGTGTTTTGGTATGCGATGTAATATATCACACCAGGAATGAAGAAAATATCGTAAACAGCTTCCAGGATGAAATTCCTTTCCGGACATCGGTTATTATTCCTGGCTGCAATTCAGCCATGAAGCCTGAGGTGGAAGTGGATATTGAGAGCATGGACGGCACCATGCTGACAAAAAATGAAGTGGAATTAAGGATAATTTTAAACTGCTATGTGAAATTATATAACAAAGTATTTAAAGAGCTTATAACAAAAATAGATCAGTCAGAGGCAGAGATTCAAGCTCATAAAGCCAGCATAACCATATATGTGGTTCAGAACAAGGATACTTTGTGGTCCATAGCGAAGAGATATTCTACAACTGTAGAAGATTTAGTCCGGGTAAATGAAATAGTG
Coding sequences within:
- a CDS encoding DUF3794 and LysM peptidoglycan-binding domain-containing protein, translated to MGLELIRDILRFEQVVGEGQSQALVNRDIIVPDIKPDIARILSVEGKVNITSKDVEQDRIAVEGDVNLQILYAANGEPQPIYSMNQSANFSHYIDVPNAMPKMDADIKCDIEHIDFDRLNGRKVNMRCVLNLKGKVTDILSLDAVKEVSGVSDIQLLRDTIVTDEIVGNNTAQTVIKGSINIPQSMPHADELLKYNATIHSKDVKLEDDRVVITGKVFVPVLYSSKEENPDIFKVEEDMEFTHTLEMSGVTPDMLCYVDYRIEDVYAELKENDEEEKRQVDVEVVVNMRATVSQKKEFPAIIDAYAPSIEIECEKKNIAMDIFYARDSAQAVVKESVSLPADMPGIDKVYDMVCIPTVTDYKLVDDKVVIEGVLVCDVIYHTRNEENIVNSFQDEIPFRTSVIIPGCNSAMKPEVEVDIESMDGTMLTKNEVELRIILNCYVKLYNKVFKELITKIDQSEAEIQAHKASITIYVVQNKDTLWSIAKRYSTTVEDLVRVNEIVDADKLMPGMKLIIPKRA